The sequence GGCCGGCCAGGTGACCGAGGTTGCTGCAGCCGAGTTCGGTATCTCCCAGCCGACGGTGTCGGGACACCTGCGGGTTCTCCGGGAGAACGGGTTCGCCACGGTCCGGCGCGAAGGCACGAGACGCCTCTACGCGGTCGAGCCGGCGCCGCTGCAAGAAATCGATCAGTGGCTCGAAGGGTTCCGGCGGTTCTGGACCGGACCGCTCGACGCGTTGGCCACCGAACTCGCTCGCGGACGTCGCGAGCGCCGAATGAGCCGACCGTCACATCCCGACTCATCCAATGAAGGAGACCGACAGTGAATGAGATCGCCAGCCAAGACACCAGCCTGACGGCTGTGAAACGGGCAATGGGCAACCGAGAAATTGCTGAAGGCCCAGCGCGAACGGCGGTGCTCGAGCGTCGATACGAAGCGCCCATCAAGGATGTGTGGGACGCCATCACGACCCCAGACCGTGTGAACCGTTTTTTCCTCCCGGTCAGCGGCGACCTGCGCGCGGGTGGTTCCTATGCGTTCGAGGGGCAGGCCAGTGGGAAAATTCTCGTCTGTGACCCCCCGCATCTGCTGCGGCTCGAGTGGACACCGCCCGGCGATCGTGGCTACAGCGACCAGGTCGAGGTCCGGCTGACTCCCGACGGCCCCGACGCCACGTGGCTGGTGTTGGAGCACGCCTCTGTCGCCGACGTGTTCCGCAACGATCCAGACACCGGCTGCTACGGCGTCGGAACGGGATGGGAAGGACCACTGCACTACCTCGGCGAATACCTGCGAGGCGTCCTACCCGACCGCCCCAGCACCGAGTGGTACACCTTCGACGAAGCCGAAGAGCTGCGCCTCGCCAACCACCGCGGCAGGGAATGGGCAAAAATCGAGGCACAGCACGCCGGCGGCGCCGACAACGGGTGATACGTGGGCGCTGGGCTGCGGGCGACGGGGAGGCAACTCACCAGGTGCCTGTTTGCGCACCAATTAGTCCGTTGCACAGGAAATTCCGAATTTGGTGCGCAGTTGGCGAATACGTGCGCATCTGTGGAGTGGGT comes from Rhodococcus oxybenzonivorans and encodes:
- a CDS encoding ArsR/SmtB family transcription factor, which produces MHAFDVLGDPVRRRILELLSEGECSAGQVTEVAAAEFGISQPTVSGHLRVLRENGFATVRREGTRRLYAVEPAPLQEIDQWLEGFRRFWTGPLDALATELARGRRERRMSRPSHPDSSNEGDRQ
- a CDS encoding SRPBCC family protein, with the protein product MNEIASQDTSLTAVKRAMGNREIAEGPARTAVLERRYEAPIKDVWDAITTPDRVNRFFLPVSGDLRAGGSYAFEGQASGKILVCDPPHLLRLEWTPPGDRGYSDQVEVRLTPDGPDATWLVLEHASVADVFRNDPDTGCYGVGTGWEGPLHYLGEYLRGVLPDRPSTEWYTFDEAEELRLANHRGREWAKIEAQHAGGADNG